The Coffea arabica cultivar ET-39 chromosome 3c, Coffea Arabica ET-39 HiFi, whole genome shotgun sequence genome contains a region encoding:
- the LOC113735519 gene encoding uncharacterized protein: MCPLIQEKSAEQVNMAGHAPALRKPYDPYSNTYNPCWRDHPNFNYGGYRQPNFAPNRQQGYQQQYQPCPPLPPSNSSLSMEEMMKQLIANQQKTDSDLQSMRNQLDQIQKMQSQMSQMAVAINRLESQVYGKLSSQPELNLKNVSAIILRSGKEIQEPGLMIPKDKDEEKIEKELKAENTSSKNPVVLPDLIKDVKTNPPPFPSSLEKSKNQDKEKEILEVFCKVEINIPRLDAIKQVPKYAKFLRDLCVNRRRQRDIKGLSWGRMCQRFYKRNSYRSVGIQLADRTNAYPNGLIEDVLVKINDLVLSTDFYVFDMDDDHSPNPSPLLLGRPFLSTAQIKIDVNEGTLSMEFDEEIVHFNIFDTMEYLVNSHSVFAIHAINFFVQEFSEFACKDKFKVATSKYQGMKAIYEIKMNKKLRKKTALNGYLDLGEWPPITRKIELHPD; the protein is encoded by the exons ATGTGCCCACTGATTCAAGAGAAAAGTGCGGAGCAAGTGAACATGGCTGGTCACGCGCCCGCGCTAAGAAAGCCCTATGACCCGTACTCGAATACGTATAATCCCTGTTGGAGAGATCACCCCAACTTTAACTATGGAGGATATAGGCAGCCCAATTTTGCACCAAATAGGCAGCAAGGGTACCAACAACAGTACCAACCTTGTCCGCCACTACCCCCTTCAAACTCAAGTTTGTCTATGGAAGAGATGATGAAACAATTAATTGCTAATCAACAAAAAACGGATTCTGACCTACAAAGTATGAGGAATCAACTGGACCAGATACAAAAAATGCAAAGTCAGATGAGTCAGATGGCAGTGGCAATCAACCGCCTAGAATCCCAAGTTTATGGAAAATTGTCGTCTCAACCTGAATTGAACTTGAAGAATGTAAGTGCAATAATCTTAAGGAGCGGGAAGGAAATTCAGGAGCCCGGACTCATGATTCCAAAGGACAAGGACGAAGAGAAGATTGAGAAAGAGCTTAAGGCAGAGAACACAAGCAGCAAAAATCCAGTGGTACTCCCTGACCTGATCAAAGACGTTAAAACTAATCCCCCTCCATTTCCTAGCAGTTTGGAGAAATCGAAAAATCAAGACAAGGAGAAAGAGATCTTGGAGGTGTTTTGCAAGGTAGAGATCAATATCCCTCGGCTAGACGCAATCAAACAAGTGCCAAAGTACGCAAAATTTTTGAGAGATTTATGCGTCAACCGAAGAAGGCAAAGGGATATAAAAGGGTTATCGTGGGGAAGAATGTGTCAGCGGTTCTACAAAAGAAACTCCTACCGAAGTGTGGGGATCCAG TTAGCTGACCGAACCAATGCATACCCTAATGGGTTGATTGAGGATGTGTTGGTCAAAATTAATGATTTGGTATTGTCAACTGACTTTTATGTATTTGACATGGATGATGATCATTCCCCTAACCCCTCACCTTTGCTACTGGGTAGACCCTTTTTAAGCACAGCACAGATAAAAATTGATGTTAATGAGGGTACCTTGTCCATggaatttgatgaagaaatagtccactttaatatttttgatacaatgGAATATCTTGTAAACTCTCATTCTGTATTTGCTATTCATGCTATTAATTTCtttgtgcaagaattttctGAGTTCGCTTGTAAGGATAAATTCAAAGTTGCTACGAGCAAGTATCAGGGGatgaaagcaatttatgaaataaaaatgaataaaaaattaagaaagaagaCTGCACTCAATGGTTATTTGGATCTCGGAGAATGGCCACCGATTACAAGAAAAATTGAATTACATCCAGATTGA